A window from Peromyscus eremicus chromosome 1, PerEre_H2_v1, whole genome shotgun sequence encodes these proteins:
- the LOC131902441 gene encoding LOW QUALITY PROTEIN: Krueppel-like factor 17 (The sequence of the model RefSeq protein was modified relative to this genomic sequence to represent the inferred CDS: deleted 1 base in 1 codon): MEQENRWPAMHQSPMDNEQSTPTLHVSVSPGSSGVHQPQATQHLSRMSRLFMFSAEESRQNEGEGESQFIMSLPEHSGSTSQLTPPPSQMYHQTPSNHQPGRMIDSRSHMMPLGSPGTLGVTIAFRENLLPHSSLPGSASSVPVMAHSSAATMPYSVSSVVPATTGSLNCGILLVPGMPSTVTHAMSPSMDQMLHLNPYHPGIPPPGLQPLPALESQDSFETQSNRLEEPFIREKPTPAPQATENSSVPGGAPRKPPPVSRPYLCSYNNCGKAYTKHSHLMSHQHKHTGEKPYIFDWEGCIWSFFHSDELRRRGWIHTRYRPHKYKDCGQQFMRSYHLKQHQKTLHTHQRVPDFLTPKTNSGPTDGQIGGPLAPSQRL; the protein is encoded by the exons ATGGAGCAGGAAAATAGGTGGCCAGCTATGCATCAGTCTCCCATGGATAATGAGCAGTCAACACCAACATTGCATGTATCTGTGTCTCCTGGAAGCAGTGGAGTTCATCAGCCACAGGCCACTCAACATTTGTCAAGGATGTCAAGGCTTTTTATGTTTTCTGCTGAGGAATCCAGGCAGAATGAGGGTGAAGGGGAGTCACAGTTCATTATGTCACTCCCTGAGCATAGTGGGAG cACCTCCCAACTGACTCCTCCACCTTCCCAGATGTATCATCAGACACCATCTAACCACCAACCAGGGAGAATGATTGACTCGAGATCCCACATGATGCCCTTAGGGAGTCCAGGTACTCTGGGAGTGACCATAGCCTTTAGAGAGAATCTGTTGCCTCACAGCAGCCTGCCAGGCTCAGCTTCTAGT GTCCCAGTAATGGCCCACAGTAGTGCCGCAACAATGCCTTATTCTGTCTCCTCAGTAGTACCTGCTACCACGGGCTCTTTAAATTGCGGAATATTATTGGTCCCAGGCATGCCTTCCACTGTGACCCATGCCATGTCCCCCTCTATGGATCAGATGTTGCACTTAAATCCCTACCACCCTGGGATACCCCCACCTGGGCTCCAGCCATTGCCAGCTTTAGAATCCCAGGACTCATTTGAGACCCAGTCAAATCGCCTGGAAGAACCTTTCATTCGTGAAAAGCCCACACCAGCTCCACAGGCGACAGAGAACTCCAGTGTTCCAGGAGGGGCACCCAGGAAGCCTCCCCCAGTTTCAAGGCCTTACCTCTGTTCATACAACAACTGTGGAAAAGCTTATACCAAGCACTCTCACCTCATGAGTcaccaacacaaacacacaggtgaGAAGCCCTACATATTTGACTGGGAGGGCTGTATATGGTCTTTCTTCCACTCTGATGAGCTCAGACGACGTGGATGGATCCACACCAGATATCGACCACATAAATACAAGGATTGTGGCCAGCAGTTCATGAGATCCTACCATCTCAAGCAACACCAAAAAACTCTTCACACTCATCAGCGCGTGCCAGATTTCCTGACACCTAAGACCAACAGTGGACCGACAGATGGACAGATAGGTGGTCCTCTTGCTCCTAGTCAGAGGCTTTAG